The genomic interval GCTGGAGATTTCGGCGTTAATTTCATCTGAACAAAGGAAGCGCCTGTCATTATTATCGGCAGGATATTCAGGGTATTACCGAGAAAAGGGATGGTAAACGGCAAATACATCAGTGTGTCAGGCATGGAAAGATCATTTATCCAAAAAACAAAAGGTGCCTGCCTCATTTCAAAAGAGAGCTGCAGTGTTCTGAACAGTGCAAAAAAAACAGGCAATTGCAATATCATTGGCAAGCAGCCGCTCATTGGATTTACACCATATTTTTTAAACAACAACACCTGTTCCTGGCCTATTTTTTGCTTATTGTTTTTATATTTTTCCTTAAGCTGGTTAATCAGCGGTTGCAACTGTTGCATCCTAAACATGGAAACCTGGCTTTTTCTCGTTAACGGAAACAAAAGAGCCTTGATAATTATCGTTAATACTATGATGGAAATGCCATAATTGGGAATTACGTTATGAACAGCATTTAAAAAACCAAGGAGCAGTTTGCTTATGACATTTAACCACCCATAACTTATGATAGCATCCATGGTGCCATACTGACCCAAAACCTCTTCTTTCTTCGGGCCTACAAAATAGAGATATCCATGTCTGACGGACGTATGCGGAGCTATGTGTATTCTCCCCGTCTGCAAGCTGACCATAAAATCACCCTGTTCCGCCTTTTCCTCTGAAGGCATACCTTGCATATCAAATGCCTGAAGATGAACAGATGCTACCCATTCACTGGAAGCAGGCTTCAACACTGTGGCAAAATACTTATTCGTTGAACCCGCCCAAACAATGCCACGAGACTCATTTTTGGCAGGAAACCCTTTCGGTGCGGTGGATACTAATTTAATTTTATGGTTCCCCATATCGATGCCGACAAGCCCTGCAATATCTGTCGAAATTACGCCTTCGTGCGTAATCATGGAGGAGGCAATGATATCGTATGCTAAAGAAATTTCAGCGTCTGTATTGTTTTCCAATACAATTTCCATATCCACTTGGTATTTACCATCCGGTATGGAAACGGTCTTGATAAGATTAAGTCCGCTTTCCAGGCTTGTGCTAAACGAAATCCTTCCCTTGCTTCTATCCGTTATCCTGTATCTCTGTCTTTGGAAATCTGCCTTTTGATATATATAGCTTATGGCGAGGGGGCGATATTCCGTATCAGCATCTTTTATTAATTCTAAAGTATCTTTCGAATCCTGACTTTTAAAATCCTTTAGTTTAACCGATTTGAGCGCCGCACCGTCATTTATCCACACTGTTCTAATACATTCATTTTCAATCACCACTTCTTCTTCATGTATGTCCATCTCACGCAAAGTTTCCTGAGAAGGCAGCAACGCAGGAATGACCGTCCTTATTTCATTTTTTGTTTCGAGGCGTCGTTTTTCGGCAGAGAGTTCCTCTTGTGTTACCTTCTCTGTTTTTGGAGATAGCAAAGGCAGTATAATGGGGTAGTATAATAACATTATTACCCCGCAAATGATTAATGCAATCAGCGATTTTCTATCCATTAAGATTCCTTCTCTTTCGTTTCTGGCAACGCTGCTTCATCTATAAGCATAACCGGTATATCATCTTTTACAGGATACCTTCGCCCGCATTGCACACAAATAATCCTGTCGCCCTCCAGTCGAACATCTGTTTTGCACAGCGGGCATGCGAGTATTTCCAACAATTCCTTAGAAACCATAACCTATTATCTCCAAATGACATTTCAATGCCAAAAACATTTTTTTAAATACTTTTTAAGCAGCCGCAGCCAAAAATAAAACTCACATTTATGTCCGCGTGTTTATTTTTAGGCGGTAATACCTGCCTTACGAGACAAACAAAGAAGCAAAGATACTAACAAACTAACGAATTAAATTCAAATTAAAACTATGTATGCCAATGTTATAGGATACGATTGCACAAAAAAGAGGTGAAAAAGTGGCGAGTTAAAGTATTTGTAATTAATTGTATAAAGATATTTGTACGTCGGAGTAATTTAGTGGCTGTTCTATTCTTACCTTATTCTGCCTTACCAGTTCTAATAGCGCCAAAAAAAAAACCAATGATGCGACGTCTTTCTCTTATCCCTTCAAAAAGCGCAAAAAAAGAAACAGGGGCGCTCTGTTGAACACGCAATAGAACGGCCTCCATATAATCCTTTACCGGGGTATCGTCGTAAACAATTGTTCTGCCCTGAACATCAAACAATGTTTGACTCATCAGGTCTGAAAATTTTTGCAACAAATCCCAAAGGCTCACCCCTTCTAGAGGAATTTTCTCTTCGTTTTCTGTCGCTGTTTCTAAGGGATTTTCATAATATAACCGTTTCCATTTTCTGCCCCAATGATCCGCTTTATGAGACAAGACGATAGAAGTTTCCTTGTATTTTTTATATTCTAACAATTGTTTTACCAAAGAAGTCCTTGGATCTTCAATTTCATCTTCATCTTTCATTTCGGTCTTTGGAAGGAGCATATACGATTTTATATACATTAACGTTGCGGCCATTATCAAAAAATCGCCGATATTGTTCATGTCAAGCGTCTGCAATGCATCTACATAGTGCAAATAGTGCTCTGTAATCCTGGAAATAGGAATGTCATAAATATTTACCTCATCCTTTTTAATCAAATAAAGGAGCAGATCTACAGGTCCGTTATAAATGTCTAAATCTACTTTATAATTATCCGCTATTTCCATAAAGCTTATCCTGCTAAAAGTCCTGCATTTTTCTCTGGCGCTTCAAAAAAAAGGCTATCATCCCTTTTAAGATAACCCTGAGAAAAGCTTCAGGAAGTATTTTATCGGCGGGCCAAGCACCAGGCTAAGAATAGACACCCCAGTAAAATTTCCCATTACAATAAGCCCTAACAGGATAAAGGGTCCGTAACGTTCTATTTCTTTGTATCGGACGGATAGACGATACGGCAATAAACCTTCCAGGATATGTGAACCGTCAAGAGGAAAAATTGGGATCATATTAAAAAATGCCAATGACAGGTTTACGACAATCATCGTGATTAATAAGTTAAATATCATCGTGGAGAGATTTGACGGCAGGGGAATATTGCGCAACAGTTGAAATACCATGCCAAATAAAAATGCCGAAATGAAATTAGATGCAGGGCCTGCAAATGAAACAATCATGTTATCCCTGCGTGGAGTTCTAAAATTATTGGGATTTATGGGAACGGGTTTGCCCCATCCAAAACCTGCAAAAACAAAACATAACGCACCCATAATATCAATATGGGCAAGCGGGTTTAACGTTAATCTGCCTTGTAGTCTTGCTGTTGGGTCACCACACCTGTTTGCCGTCCAACCATGAAAAAATTCATGTATTGTCAACGCATAAAGGATTGCTGGTATTGTTATGATTAAATTGTTTATATTAAAAATCGCTCTGTCCCTATTATTAAAATTTTAAAAAATATAAAAAATATTAACACAATAAAAATATGTTGTCAAGCTAGCAGAACAATTTGATTTATGCAAATTTTCTTTTCTTTTAGCACAAATAGGCGTATAAATTTTAATTGCATTGCATATGTGTAGTGAAAGCCGAATATAAAGAAACATATGCGAAATTATACCAAAAGCACCCGAAGGCGTACAAACATAACCCGGTCTCTCATCAAATGTGTTGTATGTGGCCAACGGTTATACCACAAGACATCATTGAAGATACCAAACAGATACTTGATAGAGAAAATGGCCGGATTTTATTAGGGAACCGAAAGGAAAAACGAAGCGAAACAATTAACAGAAAGGGTAAAAAAGTGAGGGGAAACAGGGGATTGTGTTTTTCTAAAACAATTTTTTAGAAACCTGTTAAATAATATTTGCTGAATGCTTCTTGTCTTCGTAAACTGTTAAAGAAATCGCGGCACAAGGATTATTGAAAACCTGAGAGGAAAAACGGTTGTTCATTAAGAGATTTTTCGGTTCAGCCCTGGCGAAAGCGGCAATCTTACGGCCACTTCATTGCTACCTGTTATACAGCGTGCATTATAACCTGAGAGGGCGTTAAATGCAGATACTCGTCGATGCTGATGCGTTTCCAGGTGTGATAGCGGATATCCTATTCCGGGCAGTTGAGCGCGTTCGCATTCCGTTGCTTCTGGTCTCAAATAAGCATCTGAAGGTTCCTCAATCTATGTACATTTCAAGTATTACGGTATCTGCAGGTTTTGATGTGGCAGATAATCGTATCGTTGCGATGGCTCAACAGGGCGATCTGGTTATCACTGCTGATATACCACTTGCATACCGTGTTGTTGAGAAGGGAGCATATGCGATTGACCCGAGAGGCGATCTCTACACGGAAGCAAACATAAAACTGCGGCTGGCCATGCGCAATCTCCTGGATGAACTCCGGGCCGGCGGTATGATTACCGGAGGCCCATCTTCGTTTGGACGGAAAGACATTCAGTCGTTTGCCTGCCAACTGGACCGTTTTCTGACAAAACATTGTAAGAGTTGAAGGTGCATAACAATGGCATGCATGCGGTCGCTTCATGCTTCGCGCCGATTATGCTTACGTGAGAAATTTAAAAATGAATAATTGGTTTTTGTATTTGATACGATGTAAACATGGAAGATTATATACAGGCATTACCACCGATGTGGAAAGAAGATTTGCAGAACACTCAAGTGATGATAAAAAAGGATCAAAATACTTAAGAGGGAAGGCACCTTTAACGCTGGTTTTGAAAAAGAAGATTGGAAGCAGGAGTATTGCATTAAAGATGGAAGCAAGGGTAAAAAAATTACCAAAAATAAAAAAGGAAATGTTCGTGGAGGGTAAAATCCAAATAAATATATGAACAAAAATAAAACACGGAATCAAATAGAAGACAAATACAAATGGGATTTGTCTGTTTTGTATGCATCGGATGATTGTTGGGAGAAAGACTACCGGAAGGTGGAAAAAGGACTTCCTCAACTCATGGCGTTTAAAGGTGCTCTTGCCGATTCCGGCAAACTCGGGCAGTTCATGCAGTTATACATTGATCATTCTGTCGTAAGAGAAAATTTACATGTGTATGCGCATGTACGCTTTTTTGAAGATACCCGGAATGCCGTGTATGAAGAGATGAAGGGCCGTATTGAACTGCTTGTTTCAAAGATTTCTGCAGAAACTGTTTTTATAAAAAAAGAGCTGTCGTCTTTATCGCTTGATGATATCGATACGATGATTCACGAAAATTCTCAGCTTGCAGGGTATCGCTTCTTTTTGAAAAGCTATGCCCGATACAAAACCGCACATCCTTTCGGAGGAAACGGAAATTGCTTTAGCAGAACTGAAAATTGCCTTAAAAAGCCTGATGATGCTTTTTTGGCCTTTCATGATAACAATATTTTATTCGGGGAATTTGAACACAAGGGAGAAAAAATCCACCTCTCTCATGCAAAATATGCCCAACTATTAGAATCTCCTGACCGGGATCTCCGGCAAAAGGTGTTTGATTATTATTACCGGCCTTTCCGTCAGAATATTGATGTACTGGCAAATATCTATGCTGCAAACGTACTTGCAAACATTAAGCTGGCGAAGGTACGCAACTATGCGTCAATGCTGGAAATGTCCCTGTTTCCCGATTATGTGCCACTGCCCAAACAAGGTATTCAGCAATCTCGTTGAAGTTGCAAAAGAAAATATTGATGTGATTAGCGAGTTCAATGCACTGAAACAGGAAGAACTCGGCATAGAAGCATTACACTTCTATGATAATTATGTGCCCTGGTTGGTGAAACTGCTAAAAATATTCTTATGAAGAGGCGCGTACTCTGGTTCGTACTGCACTTGAACCGCTTGGGGCTGAATATCTCAGGAAGTACGACGCTACCGTTAGTGCACGGGTAATTGATGTTTTTGAATCTCCCGGCAAAAGATCAGGGGCATTCTCATGGGGGAGTTATGCGAGCCGGGGATTAATTTTCTTAAATTACACGGAAAAGTTTTCGGATGTTTCAACATTTGCACATGATTCGGCCACTGCCTGCATCGGGATTATTCCATTGAAAATCAACCATACATTTATTATCAGAATCCCATCTTTCTGGCAGAGATAGCCTCTACATTCAATGAAGCGCTGTTATTTGATCATATGTCAAAGATTGCCGAAACCCGCGCGAGGAGAAGAAATTTTATCTGTATCATAATATGAAACGTATAGAGGCAACCTTCTATAGACAGACCATGTTCGCAAATTTTGAAAAAGATATTCACGAGATGGCAGAATCCGGCAAGGTGCTGACCTCGAAAAGCATAACCGGCATTTACCTGAAAAATCTTGAAACCTATCTGGGTAAGGGAATGGTTATTGATGTGCAATTAAACTACGAGTGGGCTAGAATTCCTCATTTTTACAATGCCTTTTATGTCTACAAATATGCTACCAGTTTGTCCGCGGCAATAGCTTTGTCTGAACGCGTAACCTCCGGTGAAAAAGGCGCCGTCGAAGACTATCTGACATTTCTGGGAGCAGGATCACACAAAGAACCGCTTGAAATCCTGAAAGACGCCGGGGTTGACCTTACCGGAAAAGAAGCATATGAAGTGACGGTTTACAAATTCAGGAAATTACTGAAAGAATACAAGTCATTATAAGGGGTGTGATTTGTAGTGGCAAGGCGTACCTCATACGCATCAACCTAACTTTTACTGAAAAGCCAGCAGTTGAAGCAAAGCAGAAGTAAAGAGATTAATTTTTCAGAATGGGGATTCACCTCCCTCATATACTAAGAACTTATTGGGATTGTTGTAACACGGAACGGAATTCTCTGCACAGTGGATACACCATTATTAATTTTACATTTTCGTAAAGTTTGGAATAATCTCCCAATTTCCCCCTCCCCTTCGTTTCTCCTAAATAAATCCAATTTGCTGCCTTATAGCATGTACCCCTGAAACGTTTTTTTTCTACAAACGTCTCTAACATTACAGGCCGGTATTTGTAACGATCTTCCCAATCATTCGGCAGTTTTTTGGCGACTAAGCCCAATACCCTTGATGCAAGATTCCTTGACTTTATCCAGGGCAAAATCAAAAACCGGCAATTATTTACTATCAGATTGAGATTTTGTTCCCGAATCTGCCTACTCCATCCGATAAAGTCTTCTCTTGCCTGCACATTCCACGCTGATGCACCAAAACCTAATGCCCCAAGTACGCCGTAACGACTGTTTATCTGATAGCGAAGTTGGGCGCCTACCAATCTTTTATATCCTAAATAATGCCAACGATGAATCATTTCGTTCCATATACGGGATTCTACAGGGGTTTTTACTATATCCAGACTTATATCTCCAATCTCTCCGGCTGATAGGTTGAGCAATGGCTGGTTATCATTTAACATATTACTATGCTTGTACGGCTTGCCATCGCCATTCCCATTTCGATTCAAAGATGGCGGCAAGGAGAACCACCCATCTCTTTCCATCCGCAGCAGCGCTACACGGCAACTCATATCCTTTAGCTTGCCGTCTGCCTTTCTCCACTCAAAGCGCTCACATATCTTCACCGAAATAGCCGTCCGGCACAAACCCTTTGTCCTGACTATTTCACTAATAATTTTCATTTCTTCCATCGTAAAGTCGCGCCCACAATAACGAACCGGCGCGGCAGACTGATGCAACGCAACGGCAGATTTGATTCGTTCAGGCTCTTTGAGAATATGATTCCTGTTGTCCCCTGTCATAGTGAAAAACCCTCTAAAAATCCAACCTGTCCACTTATTAATTCAAGGGTTGTTTTGCGCCGCCTCTTTTGTTTTAACAGTCCTTTGGGGAAACTCTTTAACAATTCTTCCATAAGCGCCGGAAGCATATTATCTGCAATCGCACGGCTCAGACGCCCTTTTCTTTGTAACCATTGAATTAGCTTTACCCCACTCACCTCCCGGCACATAGTACTATGACAATACCATGCGCTTAGCGCATATATCCGCGTTACGATACATATCATTATCAACCGGCCATATAACAAACAACGAATCCTTTCTTCACGGGTACCCCTCATTACATCCATCCGGAATAATTGTTTCCATTGCTTAAATACCAACTCTATCTGCCACCTTATCCGGTATATTGTGCCTACTACTTCCGGCGACCAGATTTCCGCCCCTACATTGGTGATATAGAAGCTATAGTCTAACCACTCTAAATATTCACGGGACAAGGTCTTTCCACTCTTTTGTACCGCTCTTTTGGCTTTGCGTCTGCGCTCATTTATTACATGCCCGGGCGCACGGTACGCTATCAGACGGCTGCATATCCTCTCTTCTCCAAGATAAACCTCCATGTCTGCGAGACCTTTATTGCCTATGTGTTTCTTTACATATGACACAAGGTCTATGGCTTCTGCACCGGGATCTGCGCTTAAATAGACTTTGGTACTCTTGAAGAAGCGGCTTAAATAATATGCCCCTTTTCCTTCAATATCCCCTAATACCGAAAGATCAAAATATCCCAAATCCCTCAACAGCAAATCCCTTTCCCCTATATGTTTCAATACCTTTGCTCCGTTTTTCTGATCAGGATAGGTGCCTTTCGTAATAGAAACTTCTTTCAATATATGATGTACCGCCTCATATAATAAATCTATCTTTACGGATGATTTGCTCGCACTGCCTCCCGTACCTTTGAATTCTTCCGCCAAATGCTCATTGAGCGCTATTTGGGTACTATCCTGGAGATACACATTCGAAAATTGCTCTAATGCTACAAAAGGTATTTTCTCTAATTTAGGACATACCTGTTCTTTGTATATTGCTTCAAACGTACGTTCTAAAAACGATACTGCTTTATCGCTATTTATCTTTTTACTCAATGCCTGTGGGGTTATATCTGACTCGGGAGACTTCTCGCGAAGAACATCACTTAATCCTTCCAAAGAAATTATTCCGCTATCAAAATGCCCGGCAGACAACAGTTCTACAAAATCTCTGCCGGATACCTTGTTGGTGGAACGTTGTACAAAGCATGTCTCACGGGCAATTCTGTCCAAATTGTCCTCATCCAAACTCTTTACATGTTCTTGTGTGATTTCTTTTAGTCTTTTATGGTGAGACACGGTTTAATTTGTATTTTTGATTTTGTAAGAAATTATGTAAGTTATATTTTCCTTATATCAAAAAAATTTAGGTGTGTCCCGAAAAAAATGTGTTTATTTAAAAAAAAATTTTGCCCTCTCTTTGAAAGATTGTTGTTTTTAACCTCTCCCTTGCTTTAAATGCCGGTTTTTTATATCCTCTCAGCGTACAACGCACAAATAAACAAGCACGATAACGCTTCGCCTACCCACACTTAATATCACATGTTCTTGCAATGCTAACCTTTACAACTACTGCCAAGTTAGGTTGATGCGTATGAGGCGTACCTTGCTACTACAAGGAAAATGTTTTATTCCTGTTATATAATTGGCACACGTGAATATCTTTTTCAAAAAACCAAATTGTTACGAAGCCTCTAAAATCAAGCATGGTGTCCCCGGAATTCTCTAAACATTTTGGAAAGAAGAACAATATGTTTCCCGATAAAGAGTACCTTTTAAAGGTAGTGAAGGCACGCATGCCTTTTGGCAAATACAAAGGACGATTGTTGATAGATTTGCCTGAAGCTTATATTGTATGGTTTGCCCAACAGGGATTTCCGAAAGGTGAATTGGGCAATATGCTTGAATGCGTTTACGAAATCAAGCTTAACGGACTGGAATATTTATTGAATCCACTGCGATAATGTAATATGTGCAAATTGGGTGGGGTGAGATTCTCTCTTCTTCATGGATTAAGCGACAGAGAATCCACCGTTTCATTATTATTTGGTGGATTCGGTGGGAAAAAGCCGCACCTTAATCCACCCGACACGTTTTAAACACCAAATGAAACAACACTGCCTTAGCAAGCATGTATATTAACCCTGACAGGGTTTGGAACCCTGTCAGGGTTGTTTCTTTCATTTTCAACGGTAGAAACAGATTTAAAAAGTTGTTTCTTTTCCAATCAATCAGAAACTATGCAGATATCCCGTGCTTTTACATATATGGCAGACAGTGTTTTTCTTGTTTTTACTGCCCAGAATTTCTTTTCTGGCAGAAACGTACATTTCGTTATTCCATATTTGCGCAAAAGATTCCCTGTGAATATTGCCAAACGCAAATGTCTCGCTATAGACGGCGCAACAGGGCAGTACTGAGCCGTCCCAATTAATAACGGTTTCCGTCCAGGGAAGTGTGCAGGAGATTCGTTTTTTCTTTTTCTCAGGACAAACTAAAAATTTCCGGTTCCCGGGTATCCAGTCGGCATCTCTTTCCAGCGCATCTTGTATTGTTTCAAAGATTTCCTTTCCCATATCAGGCCTCATCTTGTTTATTTTAATCTGGATGCCGATCCCTTTTGCCATTTTCTGCGCCTGCTCTCTCTCGTGTTCGTTCTGTTTAAAAACATGAAATAACCATACCAGTTTCGTCCTGCAGCCGTGCATTTCCTTTTTCTTTTGAACAAGGCGTTTCATATTTTCTGTTACCAAACCAAAATCTCCGCCAACATGATATTTGAGGTACGTTTCCTTACTTGCGCCATTACAGGAAATATACAACACCTTTAGTCCCGCGCGTAACAGTTCCTCAACATCTTTGTCCTCCAGTTTCAGCGAAAGGTTTGTGCTTATTTTCACATCAATCCCATACTTTCGGGCATAGTGGATCATTGGCAGCAGATCTTTATTTAAAAGAGGTTCTCCCCAGTTATATAACCGGATCAGCCTGAGGTATCTGCCGATTTCATCGAGGATTTTTTTGTACAATTCAAGAGGAATAAATCCCTTTTTGGCGCTGCTGTCATGCTGTCCCGTAGGGCACAGGGGACAACGCAAATTGCACACATTGCCGGATTCAATGGTAATTTTTGATGGGAAATACGGCAGGTTTGTCCTGCCAAGGAAAGTATAGATGCGGGATAAAATGGAATTAGACAGTTTTTTCATTTTGTTTTTTTTCTCTGCCATTCCCGTGCGTACGTTCCCAAAGTTTTACGTATTTGACAAATATGTAAAAAGCGTTTGTAATTGCAAGAATAAAGCCGGGCAGTCCGTCCAAAAACCCCCTCTTTAATATGTATACTTTAATAAACTTGTACAGCGGC from Candidatus Kuenenia stuttgartiensis carries:
- the yidC gene encoding membrane protein insertase YidC; the protein is MDRKSLIALIICGVIMLLYYPIILPLLSPKTEKVTQEELSAEKRRLETKNEIRTVIPALLPSQETLREMDIHEEEVVIENECIRTVWINDGAALKSVKLKDFKSQDSKDTLELIKDADTEYRPLAISYIYQKADFQRQRYRITDRSKGRISFSTSLESGLNLIKTVSIPDGKYQVDMEIVLENNTDAEISLAYDIIASSMITHEGVISTDIAGLVGIDMGNHKIKLVSTAPKGFPAKNESRGIVWAGSTNKYFATVLKPASSEWVASVHLQAFDMQGMPSEEKAEQGDFMVSLQTGRIHIAPHTSVRHGYLYFVGPKKEEVLGQYGTMDAIISYGWLNVISKLLLGFLNAVHNVIPNYGISIIVLTIIIKALLFPLTRKSQVSMFRMQQLQPLINQLKEKYKNNKQKIGQEQVLLFKKYGVNPMSGCLPMILQLPVFFALFRTLQLSFEMRQAPFVFWINDLSMPDTLMYLPFTIPFLGNTLNILPIIMTGASFVQMKLTPKSPATDPQAQAQQKMMSFMPIMFAFILYKMPSGLTLYWTTSTIFSIVESLFIRKSIKKIKIV
- a CDS encoding Trm112 family protein, whose protein sequence is MVSKELLEILACPLCKTDVRLEGDRIICVQCGRRYPVKDDIPVMLIDEAALPETKEKES
- a CDS encoding segregation/condensation protein A — protein: MVFFLALLELVRQNKVRIEQPLNYSDVQISLYN
- a CDS encoding segregation and condensation protein A; translation: MEIADNYKVDLDIYNGPVDLLLYLIKKDEVNIYDIPISRITEHYLHYVDALQTLDMNNIGDFLIMAATLMYIKSYMLLPKTEMKDEDEIEDPRTSLVKQLLEYKKYKETSIVLSHKADHWGRKWKRLYYENPLETATENEEKIPLEGVSLWDLLQKFSDLMSQTLFDVQGRTIVYDDTPVKDYMEAVLLRVQQSAPVSFFALFEGIRERRRIIGFFFGAIRTGKAE
- a CDS encoding site-2 protease family protein, whose amino-acid sequence is MTIHEFFHGWTANRCGDPTARLQGRLTLNPLAHIDIMGALCFVFAGFGWGKPVPINPNNFRTPRRDNMIVSFAGPASNFISAFLFGMVFQLLRNIPLPSNLSTMIFNLLITMIVVNLSLAFFNMIPIFPLDGSHILEGLLPYRLSVRYKEIERYGPFILLGLIVMGNFTGVSILSLVLGPPIKYFLKLFSGLS
- a CDS encoding YaiI/YqxD family protein, translated to MQILVDADAFPGVIADILFRAVERVRIPLLLVSNKHLKVPQSMYISSITVSAGFDVADNRIVAMAQQGDLVITADIPLAYRVVEKGAYAIDPRGDLYTEANIKLRLAMRNLLDELRAGGMITGGPSSFGRKDIQSFACQLDRFLTKHCKS
- a CDS encoding GIY-YIG nuclease family protein — protein: MNNWFLYLIRCKHGRLYTGITTDVERRFAEHSSDDKKGSKYLRGKAPLTLVLKKKIGSRSIALKMEARVKKLPKIKKEMFVEGKIQINI
- a CDS encoding M3 family metallopeptidase encodes the protein MHRDYSIENQPYIYYQNPIFLAEIASTFNEALLFDHMSKIAETRARRRNFICIII
- a CDS encoding M3 family metallopeptidase, which codes for MKRIEATFYRQTMFANFEKDIHEMAESGKVLTSKSITGIYLKNLETYLGKGMVIDVQLNYEWARIPHFYNAFYVYKYATSLSAAIALSERVTSGEKGAVEDYLTFLGAGSHKEPLEILKDAGVDLTGKEAYEVTVYKFRKLLKEYKSL
- a CDS encoding Druantia anti-phage system protein DruA, yielding MTGDNRNHILKEPERIKSAVALHQSAAPVRYCGRDFTMEEMKIISEIVRTKGLCRTAISVKICERFEWRKADGKLKDMSCRVALLRMERDGWFSLPPSLNRNGNGDGKPYKHSNMLNDNQPLLNLSAGEIGDISLDIVKTPVESRIWNEMIHRWHYLGYKRLVGAQLRYQINSRYGVLGALGFGASAWNVQAREDFIGWSRQIREQNLNLIVNNCRFLILPWIKSRNLASRVLGLVAKKLPNDWEDRYKYRPVMLETFVEKKRFRGTCYKAANWIYLGETKGRGKLGDYSKLYENVKLIMVYPLCREFRSVLQQSQ
- a CDS encoding IS4-like element ISCku2 family transposase; protein product: MSHHKRLKEITQEHVKSLDEDNLDRIARETCFVQRSTNKVSGRDFVELLSAGHFDSGIISLEGLSDVLREKSPESDITPQALSKKINSDKAVSFLERTFEAIYKEQVCPKLEKIPFVALEQFSNVYLQDSTQIALNEHLAEEFKGTGGSASKSSVKIDLLYEAVHHILKEVSITKGTYPDQKNGAKVLKHIGERDLLLRDLGYFDLSVLGDIEGKGAYYLSRFFKSTKVYLSADPGAEAIDLVSYVKKHIGNKGLADMEVYLGEERICSRLIAYRAPGHVINERRRKAKRAVQKSGKTLSREYLEWLDYSFYITNVGAEIWSPEVVGTIYRIRWQIELVFKQWKQLFRMDVMRGTREERIRCLLYGRLIMICIVTRIYALSAWYCHSTMCREVSGVKLIQWLQRKGRLSRAIADNMLPALMEELLKSFPKGLLKQKRRRKTTLELISGQVGFLEGFSL
- a CDS encoding DUF3820 family protein; this encodes MFPDKEYLLKVVKARMPFGKYKGRLLIDLPEAYIVWFAQQGFPKGELGNMLECVYEIKLNGLEYLLNPLR
- a CDS encoding radical SAM/SPASM domain-containing protein encodes the protein MKKLSNSILSRIYTFLGRTNLPYFPSKITIESGNVCNLRCPLCPTGQHDSSAKKGFIPLELYKKILDEIGRYLRLIRLYNWGEPLLNKDLLPMIHYARKYGIDVKISTNLSLKLEDKDVEELLRAGLKVLYISCNGASKETYLKYHVGGDFGLVTENMKRLVQKKKEMHGCRTKLVWLFHVFKQNEHEREQAQKMAKGIGIQIKINKMRPDMGKEIFETIQDALERDADWIPGNRKFLVCPEKKKKRISCTLPWTETVINWDGSVLPCCAVYSETFAFGNIHRESFAQIWNNEMYVSARKEILGSKNKKNTVCHICKSTGYLHSF